The following is a genomic window from Labeo rohita strain BAU-BD-2019 chromosome 11, IGBB_LRoh.1.0, whole genome shotgun sequence.
ggacttcattggtgccctgattttgaaatttatttgaaaattaatagttgttgcttttttttttgtttgttttttttttaaacgtactattgaatcatgttgaaaggtcacgtggaatgtaggcggaactacagacccagtgtttacaaagtgaacacccaaagactaagaaagtgcaagtaagtttgtaaacactgtttacaaacaaaaagtcatttagcaaaatttaattaaaatgttacgttacttccctaacacatctactgcttacacaaatgttgaccacaacaaacaagacaaaagtataatgctataagaaacagaaaagattaattcattgagtctttagtctatgagtagctcacctcacctcttatctgacaaaagcttaaaaagtatacaaatttttatttttcgaaaaaaacgacagatcgtttcgctagataagcccttcttccttggctgggatcatttagagccctttgaagctgcatttaactacattttggaagttcaaaatcggggcaccaatgaagtccattgtatggagataaatcctgaaacgttttcctcaaaaaacataatttctttacaactgaagacagaaagacatgaacatcttggatgacaaggggggtgagtaaattatttgtaaattgttgttctagaaagtggacttctcctttaaagattttgtggtccagggtcacatatatttggGCCCTGTGGCACCCCACATGTAACTGTAACAGATACGAGCAGTGTATGAAAATGACCAGTTTCTATAGAGAAGCTCCTCTTTGTAAAACAGAACTCAAACCAATCTAGGGCTACATCACATATACCAAATTAAACAAtggcagaaaacgctgcacTTAAATCCAGCAATATTGCACAATTTTCCAGAATCCACAAACAGTAGCACGTCATTTACCAcccagttcagttcagttcagttcagtgacATGCTCAATGAGTTCAATGACAGTATATTATGACAGTATATTGTAGTTCAATATAGTCAGTAGTGATGCTACTGGCCAGGACTGCTGAAAACAGTTCCTAGTAATCAGACGTGatctctgacacacacaaatctgtttttgcaataAGAACAGGAAATATTAGCTCggaatcgattcttggaatTGATGGAATCAAACCTCAGTTACAACATTCTGGAAGATAAAGTGAGGATgtgattgatttttattgtttcaaaCTTAATAATGTCAACTGCTAttacatttcaattaaaatatttagttatcTAGGATACTCCACACCAGTCAATGCAATGCATATCAGTCAGCAGCTGTACCTATAAAatgtaaagtatatttataaaatgcaaaatgaaaacaaaagtttCAAAGCAGTTGTAAAAGGTTCTGTGCATTCCGAATaggtctaaaatataaaatacttttttcaagatacaaaatattgtatttgtgattttgatttaaactgaggtatttttttaatacaaaaaaaaaaaaacacatttatatatgaagagttcatttacaataactttgttttaataattttcatttcagttttttcattgtgcatttcaattaatctcaatcaaactgcagttgggttattttgtttaagtaaaaatatctaaataaatacagctaactaacccaataaaacacaataaaaacatgataacataataaaaagcttttttatgtaaaaagttatctgtttttgcaaataaactctttataTAGCAAAAAGAGataaccttttatttttattttttttttatttttaaatctgagggtgcaaaaaaaaaatctaaatgtaaataagGGGTGTGGCGCTACGGTGCATATAAAAAGTCTGCATTTCTGATAATTTGTTATAATAAGAACTGAAAAAGTATTATGAAAGTGATTTGAGGAATACAAAAATGCTGGTaccaggttttttttgtttgtttgtttgtttgtttgtttgttttaatgtttttaatatttatcccCAATTCCTACtttatgattaaaaacaaaatgcttgTGTTGAAATTGAAGGATCCTTAGATCCTTCCATGcaaattattgtgttgtgtttaaatgttatgtttatttttaattttatttataatcatttatttacataattatttataatcattttacaatcattagtcattcacataattcatatttaagtatttaagtatttatcatttattcatatatattattcatttatatgtttttatattttatatttctcattattttccttgcttatgcattttcattattgttcagttccatgattgcagggtttcatgaattgtttggtctaagaaatagataacggggatgtttatggaaattcaaggtttatgggatgttgaatctgtttgatatatcattgttCTTTGAGCTGTACTCCCCAGACGAAGTTTGaacattgagacatacgcaactaaaactgttcaataaattctgttataccatttaccatcatcacttcgtctcctgcttctgctcttttctgCTCATTTCTCTTCCATCGGTCAACTTCAGaactgacagaaacctgctgttagtggggttggggtaactacagcttgctgactagttgtCCTTTTAccgaaagactgatattttctgatgggatctggtgtccggggctggatcctaAGTGTCTGGCGTGGGGACCTGATCTAATAAAATCAATGATGCTGAAGTACATAAGTGTGTAAAATCACCTGTTGAGAGAATTTCCGTCCAgcaataaaacttaatttcttcatAAAGCAAAGGAGAAACACCAGAGATACTAGCATACCCTTTggaggtggtaaaacagtgatagtGTACCTTAGGACAGatgactaattttttttttttgtaagacaaaaatatattcttCCCCATTTCATGTGCTGCTTTTACGCAGAGTAAGCATTACCACAaaatcgaaagtgaaagtaaacaacCAACGCAAATTATTCAAAAGCCATTTAAAGACTCTGCATATTGATATTGGCTTCTTGAtgtgcaaaaataacaacaatagaGTAACAGTGACAGTTTAAGAACCACAGAAAACTCTAAGAAGAGCAACCAATATGAAGATGAGAATGGATAAATGAAACTCAAActaaaattacacaaattacATGAATAAGGAACTAAACAAGCAACAAGTGAGCATCATCagttaatataataacaaatcaGGAGCTGTTCAAAAAGCAAAGCAACCAAtgaaacatgaacaaaacacagaaaaccagaaaacaaaacaaaggaaaTAAATGAATATCAAGATTACCATCTCTGGATAAAAACATGACGCTCTCAACTCAGGGCATTGCAGAAAGCCTTTTTAACCCCTTTTTTTCAACAGattttcttcctcttttttAAGTTACCCTAAATTTGCCAGATTGACTTTTCCAGTAAATGCACAACATCTGCTGCTGCTGTTAAATCTGACGACATATTCTGACTTCtgagaattgtttttttttttttttggatccaAATAGTATCCAACAACAGAGCTGCAGTGCTGATGTAAGGGGGAAAAGCAGCTTAAAATATGTACActttttgtgaagaaaaagtcCATACTTTTGAGTgtgtatactgtaaaaaaataaaaaataaataaaaaaattcaccagtttaacttaaaaacgtaagttcagcagctgccttaaatgttaagttaaatcaatttaaatgtacttactacaataaaatgacttttaaacttttaagctgatttaacttaaaattttaaggcagctgctaaacttaagtttttaagttgaaactgttaaaaacattttacagtgtagcagaCAAGTATATACTACCTCACCGTAATTGCATCTTTAGTTCCATGCATCGCGTCTCATAAACTGCCTTTTCAATCATGTTGTCAAAGCTAACATCCTCCATATTGCacttcatttaattaatttttcatcATGTTAGATATCGATTATTAATCACTCAAACCTCTCTACGattctggtccagggtcacatatatgcaaCAACAGCATTTTGGGaggttaaaaatgcaaacaaacgtACATTTCTGAAAACAGTGACACTGTGTTGTCTACAcgcaaaacttttcaaaaaacaaagaaaaacctTGTCAAGTTGTAATGCATCATTGTCATGTAAACCTATCTTAAATTTGccatataatgttaattatagCTCACATTTTAAACAGCTTATCATGCAAAACgctaaaaattaaaaccaaagaaagattaaaagaaccaaaagtgaatagaaataaaatacagatttaataattaaatatgcgcatacaaatatgattaaaaatgtacaataaaaaaaaaatcataaatgctCTATTTTAAGAGCATTTATGGGAATCCCACAGCTGTCAAATGTGACTGGGTGGGGCGGGGGTGGGGTTTGAGTCTGTTTTTGGGCTATAAATGTTTCTGGgatctggcaaccctgaaaCTACTTGACAGAAGTTGCGCTTTTGAAGGTCAGAAACAGCGCTCTCAAACCTCCACCGAACACCTACTGAGATTTTTAGACTTGCGGCATTCAGAAATGTCTAAAAACCGAGAATTGAGCTACCATGGGCATGACGAAAATGGTAAGTGAAGAAACAGTACTGaacaatacaatacattttagttATGTTTAGTACATATTAGTTAATTTATTGGTtatctgtgcattttttttttatctaaaatgtTTCATGTGTCTAAATTGCTTGTGATTATTGCCAAACACTCTGAATgtctttattaaagtaaatatgGATGGAAAAGACACATGGCTTGTTATTTTTCTAATGTCTTACACAGtgcattaaaactaatttattttcagATGAAGAATCTGATATAAGTTATACTCCATGGCTGGgtgaagaagaaaaagacaCTGTAGATGAttcaagtgacagtaaaaatgcATTACACAAACCACGGAAAATCAAAAGGGAAATTACAACAAGGCCAACTGTGAGCCTTGCATCAGGTACTGTGTCATTACACAACACCATAGGTATGATTGACACATTTGACAGAGAAGCAGATACCATTGTAGAAGACACCTATGCTCGATCCGAAGCATATGCGCATGCTTTTGAAGATGAACCTGGAAAGAGGATTCCCAAAGCTGGAGTCCATGCAGAAGCAGGAATTGGACGAGCTAGTGCTGAATTCAGTGTATTTGAGGCTAAAGCCAAAGGCCCAAATGTCTCAGCTGGTGCTGAAGTTAGTATCGCTGGAGCTGGAGCAATGGCTCGGGCTGAAATTGCCAGTGCATCAGCTCAAGCCGGTCCAATTGGTGTGAAAGTGGGGCTTGGAGTCGACACGGGTGTATCTGCTGGTGCGGATGGGTTTGAGGCCAAAATACTGGGAACTGGAATCTCAGTGGGTCCAAAAACCAGTATCTCTTTTCTGGGGTCAGAAGTGTCATGTTCAGTCATGTAATCATGCAGGTATTACTATCAAacaacaaagacaaaaacagaaacagaaaaaaaaaataaataaataaaaaacatttttttaaaactttttccaATTTTAAAGCAGAATTGTTGTGGAGTCataaacacacagaattacattttagcaatattacagttttattttagattttagatttagaattgttttcatttaagaattaatattttttttgtatttggtcTTGCAGGTGTGTTTAATTCAATTACACCAGCTCCAGTTTGGATCCAACCTTTGCAAagatttcagatgatgccaacttTATATCGACATACAAAACTGTCAGATATTATCCTTATATTGTAATCATTATAAGCACAAGTTGTAATTGTTGTCCAACATGTTTGTTGTGTCTGTTTAACTGACCACATAGTGTGATATATGTATAttacacacatattattttGATCTGTGGCTAATAACAAAATACTTTTGAAGGATCTGacgatcctcaaatgcaaactgtgtatGTTTTGCCGcagagcaaccatacatttgtgttgtgtttgctttcttttattcttcatttattcttcattcttcattcatttagaatcattaatcatttcatcattttattattccatttaatcatacaatcatttataataatcattatagtcatttatatattcattttagtgattcattaattgattagtaattcatattatattatagttgttttttatatattttttccgttgttgtttagtcttatggCTGTGTAGcttcaagggctgtttgtcttcatgaataagagatacaagggaatgtttatagaaactcaaggtttatgggatgttgttgtgaaccAGTTTGGTATAACAGTACTTGTTGAATTTGTGTTCTCCAGACgaagtctgagcattgagacatatgcaactaagactattcaataaactctgctcctttttatcatcattacttcgtctcctgctattttctgacgggatctggtgtccggggctggatcctaATTGTCTGGCGTGAGGACCTGATGTAACactttcaaaatgtaacatTGAAACAAGAATGATCTGTAACACTGCTTTGAATTATGTATTGcgaaaagtgctatacaaataaacttggaTCAAATATTTATTGCTTTTCTCTTCAGTACTGTCATTACCAGTTTATAacttatgtaatataatataattttcaaaatcCCATTTGTGTcccattttatttcattgacaaaatattttagtttgtcatgtatattttttttcatttgatgagataacattttaagctgtcatacactctaaaaactgctgggttaaaaacaccctagcactttgggtaaaatatggacatacccaACCATTGgtttgttttgacccagcggtcaaaacaacccagtcgtTGGGTCAAAACAAACCAATTGTTGGGTCAAAACCCAATCATTGGGTATGTCCAAAGTCAAACGTTCTAGATgctcataattcat
Proteins encoded in this region:
- the LOC127173355 gene encoding uncharacterized protein LOC127173355 → MSKNRELSYHGHDENDEESDISYTPWLGEEEKDTVDDSSDSKNALHKPRKIKREITTRPTVSLASGTVSLHNTIGMIDTFDREADTIVEDTYARSEAYAHAFEDEPGKRIPKAGVHAEAGIGRASAEFSVFEAKAKGPNVSAGAEVSIAGAGAMARAEIASASAQAGPIGVKVGLGVDTGVSAGADGFEAKILGTGISVGPKTSISFLGSEVSCSVM